A portion of the Bacillus sp. es.034 genome contains these proteins:
- a CDS encoding MurR/RpiR family transcriptional regulator, producing MSQHQHCLASIRSHYPQFSVTEKKIADYILENPNEIIHSTINGLAEDLGVADSTVFRFCKRIGFKGYQAMKIALASEIVTGLKDIHERIDEGDTAQTIATKVFRSNIKTIEDTLMVVDEKKLMRAVDMMSTARSIEFFGSGGSGVIALDAYHKFIRTGLRVHAASDSHIQLMTASQMTSDDCAVFISHSGSTKDILQLLDIVKETGAKTICITNFAKSPLSQRVDTPLFTVSEETDYRSEALSSRIAQLTLIDALYVNLMMMREMEGQDALRKMRKAISVKRL from the coding sequence ATGAGTCAACATCAACATTGTTTAGCAAGTATCCGTTCTCACTATCCACAGTTCAGTGTGACGGAAAAAAAAATTGCCGACTATATACTTGAAAATCCGAATGAAATCATCCATTCCACGATCAATGGTCTGGCAGAAGACTTGGGAGTGGCGGACTCTACTGTCTTCCGCTTTTGTAAACGAATCGGCTTCAAAGGCTATCAGGCGATGAAAATCGCTCTTGCCTCAGAAATCGTGACTGGGCTTAAGGATATTCACGAACGCATCGATGAAGGCGACACGGCGCAAACGATCGCCACAAAAGTATTCAGGTCCAATATCAAAACCATCGAAGACACTTTGATGGTGGTGGATGAGAAAAAGCTGATGAGAGCCGTGGACATGATGAGCACCGCCCGTTCCATCGAGTTCTTCGGAAGCGGCGGGTCCGGCGTCATCGCCCTTGATGCTTACCATAAATTCATCCGGACCGGCCTGCGCGTGCATGCGGCAAGTGACAGTCATATTCAGCTGATGACCGCTTCCCAGATGACGAGTGACGATTGTGCTGTGTTCATATCCCACTCGGGGTCGACGAAGGATATTCTCCAGCTTCTAGACATTGTGAAAGAAACCGGGGCCAAGACCATCTGCATCACCAATTTCGCCAAGTCCCCATTAAGCCAGAGGGTCGACACACCCCTCTTCACCGTTTCAGAGGAAACCGACTACCGTTCAGAAGCTCTGTCGTCCCGCATTGCCCAATTAACACTGATTGATGCACTTTA